In a genomic window of Leptolyngbya sp. SIO1E4:
- a CDS encoding response regulator — translation MEAQEKFVVVVFPNGLQGKIWSTILRSQNLSVIWESPDVPLSHTLKILNQRGSLPDLLVIDTRLHHLQPFHLCRWCQQSCPGIKILLINGAQSRILAAERQWAMTQGAVDLLPRINQDTLISSAAANLRKTLDLMDILHYDQKTFITALLKMGLYVQPRSSSVHKHIKLYMDSRQSTSSKG, via the coding sequence ATGGAAGCGCAGGAAAAATTTGTGGTCGTTGTCTTTCCTAATGGGTTACAAGGCAAAATTTGGTCGACAATCTTGCGATCGCAAAACCTCTCCGTCATTTGGGAATCGCCAGATGTTCCGCTGTCACACACCCTTAAGATCTTAAATCAGCGGGGTAGTCTGCCAGATTTACTCGTGATTGATACGCGCTTACATCATCTGCAGCCGTTTCATTTATGTCGATGGTGTCAGCAAAGCTGCCCTGGCATCAAGATTTTGTTGATCAACGGTGCTCAGTCTCGAATTCTTGCTGCTGAACGGCAATGGGCAATGACTCAGGGGGCTGTGGATCTATTGCCCCGCATCAACCAAGATACTCTGATTAGTAGCGCTGCAGCTAATCTCCGTAAAACTTTAGATCTCATGGATATTTTGCACTATGACCAGAAGACCTTCATTACAGCTTTGCTGAAAATGGGGCTATATGTTCAGCCCCGGTCATCATCTGTCCATAAGCACATTAAGCTCTATATGGATTCGAGGCAGTCTACTTCAAGCAAGGGTTGA
- a CDS encoding peptidoglycan-binding protein — protein sequence MPCSVRDAGCGPWSYASGVYRHGSYYEAADPVSCQRCCDRVCSGKIAMAEIPMPGVALIKQFEGCHLEAYPDPLSGAEPYTIGWGSTRRKDGSPFYLGEHITQTEADELLVWQLERDFLPAVQRIPRWPTLNDSQAGALLSFAYNLGAGFYGSNGFQTLTGVVRDGDWARLEYALTLYRNPGSNVEEGLLRRRLTEAQVFLSATAGVDLSSAGTTYLSEAARTYSQSAQLSDQAIQYVAAITQKPVGTGSPTTSASPRLLYLNDPPLTGEDVRLIQEALARAGAPLTIDGVFGSATQQAVEWFQRLNGLLVDGVVNDKTRSRLLQRSLYLADPYMSGEDVTALQEALNRQGAGLEADGVFGPGTQAAVEAFQRRAGLLIDGIVGSHTSRILNARTLYLKLPHLNGEDVNWLQKTLTRSGVPVTVDSIFGPGTDWAVKQFQAHNHLHADGIVGAQTWVKLGL from the coding sequence ATGCCCTGTTCTGTTAGGGATGCTGGATGTGGCCCCTGGAGCTACGCTAGTGGTGTGTACAGGCATGGATCTTACTACGAGGCAGCTGACCCGGTATCCTGTCAAAGGTGCTGTGATCGGGTTTGTTCAGGGAAGATAGCTATGGCTGAAATCCCAATGCCAGGGGTGGCGTTAATCAAACAGTTTGAGGGTTGCCATCTAGAGGCGTATCCTGACCCTTTAAGTGGGGCCGAACCTTATACCATTGGGTGGGGCAGCACCCGGCGCAAAGATGGTTCACCGTTTTACCTGGGTGAGCACATCACCCAAACAGAGGCCGATGAACTTTTGGTGTGGCAGTTAGAGCGCGACTTCCTGCCTGCGGTACAGAGGATTCCTCGCTGGCCTACGTTGAATGACTCCCAAGCGGGTGCCTTGCTCAGTTTTGCATATAATCTGGGGGCTGGATTTTATGGCTCTAATGGTTTCCAGACTCTGACGGGAGTTGTGAGAGACGGGGACTGGGCTCGCCTTGAATATGCGTTGACGCTGTATCGTAATCCTGGCAGTAATGTTGAGGAAGGGCTACTGCGTCGCCGCCTGACAGAGGCACAGGTTTTTCTCTCGGCTACTGCTGGAGTAGACCTGAGTTCAGCGGGGACAACCTATTTATCAGAGGCTGCCCGCACTTACAGCCAAAGTGCTCAACTCAGTGATCAGGCCATACAGTACGTGGCGGCGATTACACAGAAACCAGTGGGAACGGGTTCTCCGACAACGTCAGCCTCTCCTCGATTGCTGTATTTAAATGATCCTCCCCTAACGGGAGAAGACGTGCGGTTGATTCAAGAAGCGCTCGCGCGAGCGGGTGCTCCCTTAACGATCGATGGGGTATTTGGTTCTGCAACCCAGCAGGCAGTGGAGTGGTTCCAACGGTTGAACGGACTGCTGGTGGATGGGGTTGTCAATGATAAAACCCGATCGCGTCTGCTGCAGCGATCGCTCTATCTGGCGGATCCTTACATGAGTGGAGAGGATGTCACAGCCCTTCAGGAAGCATTAAATCGGCAAGGGGCTGGTTTAGAGGCAGACGGGGTTTTCGGGCCTGGCACTCAGGCTGCTGTAGAAGCGTTTCAGCGACGGGCTGGACTTCTGATAGATGGCATTGTGGGCAGCCATACCAGCAGAATCTTAAATGCCCGTACCCTCTACCTGAAGCTGCCCCACTTGAATGGGGAAGATGTGAACTGGCTGCAAAAGACCTTGACCCGCTCCGGTGTACCTGTCACGGTTGATAGCATTTTTGGACCTGGAACAGACTGGGCAGTCAAGCAGTTTCAAGCCCACAATCATCTCCATGCAGATGGTATTGTGGGGGCTCAGACCTGGGTGAAACTGGGGCTATGA